From the genome of Chelonia mydas isolate rCheMyd1 chromosome 2, rCheMyd1.pri.v2, whole genome shotgun sequence, one region includes:
- the SLC7A13 gene encoding solute carrier family 7 member 13 codes for MQLKRTIGYFDGVNFIIGTIVGAGIFVSPTGVLKYSLLNVGVALSIWTACGVISLMGALCYAELGTALPLSGGEYSHIKRALGSLPAFIFIWTATFTKPASNATRALLFAEYATQPFYGVCPAPELLKKCLALTVLWSLGILNGRSLKMAPWVQAVFTVLKMMALSVIGIGGIVLLVRGRKENLGRFENAFSSEIPDASQIAEAFFQGLYAYGGWWSLNYMAEEMINPNRNIPLTVMTAIPAVTLFYLLVNISYLTVLTPKEIVSSVAVAVTWADRVIPSVAWVIPLSVAASIFGALNSSMFTLARLSYAGSQSGHLPVLISMLNVHYWTPAPAMIFSTIIASIFIIPADLITLTNYFGFSVWLMIGLTCASLVILRYREPNLQRPYKVFLPVAFAMVAVSLFLVLAPIIWSPKVQYSYALLFMLGGLLVYLPFVHFKLHFNFVDKITCYLQLLLEVSPADVSSDGKYE; via the exons ATGCAGCTCAAAAGAACAATAGGGTATTTTGATGGGGTAAATTTTATTATAGGCACCATAGTAGGTGCAGGGATCTTTGTGTCTCCCACAGGAGTGCTAAAATACTCCTTACTTAATGTGGGTGTTGCGCTAAGCATCTGGACTGCTTGTGGAGTAATATCACTGATGGGAGCCCTCTGTTATGCAGAGCTGGGGACTGCCTTACCATTATCTGGAGGAGAATACAGTCATATAAAAAGAGCGCTTGGATCCCTACCTGCTTTCATCTTTATCTGGACGGCGACCTTTACCAAACCAGCATCAAATGCTACTCGAGCCTTGTTGTTTGCCGAATATGCTACCCAACCTTTCTATGGTGTATGCCCTGCACCAGAGCTGCTAAAGAAATGCTTGGCTTTGACAGTTCTTTGGTCTCTGGGGATTCTGAATGGCCGAAGTCTCAAAATGGCTCCTTGGGTTCAAGCTGTTTTCACAGTACTGAAGATGATGGCACTATCTGTAATTGGCATAGGAGGCATTGTCCTGCTGGttagaggaagaaaggagaatttAGGAAGGTTTGAGAATGCATTCAGCTCAGAGATTCCTGATGCCTCACAGATTGCAGAAGCTTTTTTCCAGGGATTATATGCATATGGCGGTTGGTGGTCCCTCAATTACATGGCAG aAGAGATGATAAATCCTAATAGAAATATCCCCTTGACTGTGATGACTGCAATTCCTGcagtgactttgttttatttactggTAAACATCTCGTACCTGACAGTTCTGACACCTAAGGAAATTGTCTCCTCAG TTGCTGTGGCAGTCACTTGGGCTGACAGAGTGATCCCCTCCGTTGCTTGGGTCATTCCTCTCTCTGTTGCTGCCTCAATATTTGGTGCCCTCAACAGCAGCATGTTTACATTAGCACGATTAAGTTATGCTGGAAGTCAGTCGGGACACCTGCCTGTTTTAATATCCATGCTTAATGTCCACTATTGGACTCCGGCACCGGCCATGATTTTTTCAACCATCATTGCATCCATTTTTATTATCCCTGCTGATCTAATTACTTTAACAAATTACTTTGGATTTTCTGTATGGCTAATGATTGGACTGACTTGTGCCAGCCTGGTTATACTCCGATACCGGGAACCTAATCTACAGCGACCATACAAG GTGTTTTTACCAGTTGCATTTGCGATGGTGGCAGTTTCTTTGTTCTTAGTTTTGGCTCCTATAATCTGGTCTCCCAAGGTCCAGTATAGCTATGCCCTTCTCTTTATGTTGGGGGGACTTCTGGTTTACCTGCcttttgtacattttaaattacattttaattttgttgataAAATTACTTGTTACTTACAGCTACTGTTGGAAGTTTCTCCTGCTGATGTATCTTCTGATGGTAAATATGAGTAA